The following proteins come from a genomic window of Saccharomyces mikatae IFO 1815 strain IFO1815 genome assembly, chromosome: 7:
- the SMKI07G1710 gene encoding uncharacterized protein (similar to Saccharomyces cerevisiae YGL081W; ancestral locus Anc_6.196): MGDIRTFVFAVEDTETTHGLCKIIGRSSLFDQKSLGRPNNLYFDEPELSRKHAMLCIKTPKPKIQSVPSIEQLRICIRDLNNKSGTVNLVSDGPDDEIDLKSGDTFGLIALANHSLRDNHYLAAKLILQIELEYFDEQKDIVKCTITNVTSRNNDRFLSSPVHSTSFADDSNSSWYGLSEASIQTDAADECHETKTIKTRGGRFSIFSLGKRTSKKRHDASGNFVGKILETNSFEEEIDTCTDTDTTDTTEEQEEEEEEGGEQGGEIELEIIRVRRVKTRTKIEKTIDRFPKNKGITSAPQQSNSMWILLIIILLFDRLLSI; the protein is encoded by the coding sequence ATGGGTGATATAAGAACTTTTGTTTTCGCTGTAGAAGATACAGAAACAACACATGGTCTATGTAAAATTATTGGTCGGTCAAGCTTATTTGATCAAAAGAGTTTAGGTAGGCCAAACAATCTTTACTTTGATGAGCCAGAACTAAGCAGAAAACATGCCATGTTATGTATAAAGACACCAAAACCAAAAATTCAGAGCGTTCCTTCTATTGAACAACTTCGCATCTGTATTCGAGATTTAAATAACAAGAGTGGTACAGTAAACCTAGTATCTGATGGACCAGATGATGAGattgatttgaaaagtggCGATACTTTTGGCTTGATTGCACTTGCTAATCATTCTTTACGCGACAACCATTATTTAGCCGCCAAGTTgattcttcaaattgaaCTTGAGTActttgatgaacaaaaagacATAGTTAAATGCACCATTACAAATGTAACCTCTAGGAACAATGATAGATTTCTATCTTCCCCAGTTCACTCTACATCATTTGCAGATGATAGTAACTCAAGCTGGTATGGATTATCCGAGGCTAGTATTCAAACGGACGCTGCAGACGAGTGTCATGAAACAAAAACCATAAAGACTCGAGGAGGGAGATTTTCCATCTTTTCATTgggaaaaagaacaagcaaGAAACGTCATGATGCTAGTGGTAACTTCGTAGGGAAGATTCTTGAAACGaattcttttgaagaagaaatcgatACATGTACTGACACAGATACAACAGATACAACAGAAgagcaagaagaagaagaagaagaaggggGGGAACAAGGTGGGGAAATAGAACTTGAAATTATTAGAGTAAGAAGGGTCAAAACTAGGACCAAGATAGAGAAAACAATTGATCGCTTCCCAAAGAACAAAGGAATTACCTCTGCCCCTCAGCAATCTAACAGTATGTGGATATTACTAATAATAATCTTGCTTTTTGATCGCTTACTATCGATTTAG
- the MPC1 gene encoding pyruvate transporter MPC1 (similar to Saccharomyces cerevisiae FMP37 (YGL080W); ancestral locus Anc_6.199): MSQPIQRAAARSFLQKYINKETLKYIFTTHFWGPVSNFGIPIAAIYDLKKDPTLISGPMTFALVTYSGVFMKYALAVSPKNYLLFGCHLINETAQLAQGYRFLKYTYFTTDEEKKALDKEWKEKEKAGKQ, translated from the coding sequence ATGTCTCAACCTATCCAACGTGCTGCAGCACGctcatttcttcaaaaatacattaataaagaaactttgaaatatatcTTCACGACACACTTCTGGGGACCCGTTTCAAATTTTGGTATCCCGATTGCTGCCATATATGATCTGAAAAAAGATCCTACGCTAATCTCAGGCCCGATGACCTTCGCTTTAGTTACCTATTCAGGCGTCTTTATGAAATACGCTCTTGCAGTATCACCTAAAAACTACTTACTTTTTGGATGTCACCTTATCAATGAAACTGCACAATTAGCGCAAGGCTATAGATTTCTCAAGTATACATATTTTACAACagatgaagagaaaaaggctCTAGATAAGGAAtggaaagagaaagagaaggctggtaaacaataa
- the KXD1 gene encoding Kxd1p (similar to Saccharomyces cerevisiae KXD1 (YGL079W); ancestral locus Anc_6.202), translating to MTGLPEENDDEEAFSAVHSSTPSINSQSYAIPITEEMCSSFHDSISTSSNSSSSIASYGSGVSDIVETNELESESNVDDDLFLDNDIPQTNNILLAEAQDPSPIFDVSRYVFDSLKQSIDCTDFSEALSLQTKTSAIINSKSLELKQYVDEMEVRLNRLQEKFESGVATSRKIKHNLETSRKNIDYLNSALRIDFPIEFNQAKEKILERKLNEDND from the coding sequence ATGACTGGATTACCGgaggaaaatgatgatgaagaagcgTTTTCTGCAGTTCATTCTTCAACACCTAGTATTAATTCGCAATCTTATGCGATTCCTATAACAGAGGAAATGTGCAGCTCCTTCCATGATTCTATCAGCACCAGTAGCAACTCCAGCAGCAGTATCGCTAGTTATGGAAGTGGAGTCTCAGACATTGTTGAGACAAACGAACTGGAAAGTGAATCGAatgttgatgatgatttgtTCTTAGATAATGATATCCCTCAAACAAATAATATACTGCTCGCAGAAGCTCAAGATCCTAGTCCAATATTTGACGTTTCTAGGTATGTTTTTGACTCTCTTAAACAATCCATCGATTGTACAGATTTCTCGGAAGCGCTTTCCTTACAAACCAAGACTTCTGCCATTATAAACTCGAAAAGTTTAGAACTTAAACAATATGTTGATGAAATGGAGGTCAGATTGAATCGATTGCAAGAGAAGTTTGAAAGTGGTGTAGCCACATcgagaaaaataaaacataaTTTAGAAACTTCCAGAAAGAATATCGACTATTTAAACTCTGCTTTGCGAATTGATTTTCCAATAGAATTCAACCAggcaaaggaaaaaatacTTGAACGCAAATTAAACGAAGACAACGATTGA
- the DBP3 gene encoding RNA-dependent ATPase DBP3 (similar to Saccharomyces cerevisiae DBP3 (YGL078C); ancestral locus Anc_6.204): MTKEEIKDKKRKVVDEEVIEKKKSKKHKKDKKDKKDRKEKKDKKHKKEKKSDEADAPQKESEKKLEPTSAVANEFYSQSEALTNVPQVEVDEYFKENEVAVEDPSNLNLRPLLSFDYLSLDPSIQAEISKFPKPTPIQAVAWPYLLSGKDVVGVAETGSGKTFAFGVPAISHLMNDQKKRGIQVLVISPTRELASQIYDNLIILTDKVGMQCCCVYGGVPKDEQRNQLKKSQVVVATPGRLLDLLQEGSVDLSQVNYLVLDEADRMLEKGFEEDIKNIIRETNVSKRQTLMFTATWPKEVRELASTFMKNPIKVSIGNTDQLTANKKITQIVEVVDPRAKERKLLELLKKYHSGPKKNEKVLIFALYKKEAARVERNLKYNGYSVAAIHGDLSQQQRTQALNEFKSGKSNLLLATDVAARGLDIPNVKTVINLTFPLTVEDYVHRIGRTGRAGQTGTAHTLFTEQEKHLAGGLVNVLNGANQPVPEDLIKFGTHTKKKEHSAYGSFFKDVDLTKKPKKITFD, translated from the coding sequence ATGACaaaggaagaaattaaagacaagaagagaaaagttGTGGATGAAGAGGTAAttgagaagaagaagagtaAAAAACATAAGAAGGATAAAAAGGATAAGAAGGAcagaaaggaaaagaaggataaaaaacataaaaaggagaagaagagtGATGAAGCGGATGCACCACAGAAAGAGtctgaaaagaaacttgaACCTACTTCTGCAGTGGCTAATGAGTTCTATTCTCAGAGCGAAGCATTAACCAATGTTCCACAAGTAGAAGTTGACGAATATTTCAAGGAGAATGAAGTTGCCGTTGAGGACCCTTCTAACCTGAATCTACGTCctttattatcatttgaTTATCTTTCCTTGGATCCCTCTATTCAAGCAGAAATTTCTAAGTTTCCAAAACCAACACCAATTCAAGCTGTGGCGTGGCCATATTTGTTGTCTGGTAAAGATGTTGTTGGTGTTGCTGAAACTGGTTCTGGAAAGACATTTGCTTTCGGTGTTCCGGCTATTAGTCATTTGATGAAtgatcaaaagaaaagaggtaTACAGGTTTTAGTAATTTCCCCAACAAGAGAATTGGCTTCCCAAATTTATGATAATTTGATTATATTAACCGACAAAGTTGGTATGCAATGTTGTTGCGTTTACGGTGGTGTTCCAAAGGATGAGCAAAGAAACCAATTAAAGAAGTCACAAGTAGTGGTTGCTACTCCTGGTAGATTATTAGATTTATTACAGGAAGGATCTGTTGATCTTTCTCAAGTAAACTACTTAGTGCTAGATGAAGCAGACAGAATGCTAGAAAAGggttttgaagaagatatcaAGAATATCATTAGAGAAACGAATGTATCCAAAAGGCAAACTCTTATGTTTACAGCTACCTGGCCTAAGGAAGTCCGTGAATTGGCTTCCACTTTCATGAAAAATCCAATTAAGGTATCTATTGGTAATACAGATCAATTAACCgccaataaaaaaatcacacAGATTGTTGAGGTCGTGGATCCACGCGCAAAAGAGAGAAAGTTATTGGAACTGTTGAAAAAGTACCATTCTGgtccaaaaaagaatgaaaaagtcTTGATTTTTGCCCTTTATAAGAAGGAAGCCGCTCGTGTTGAAAGAAATCTGAAATACAACGGATACAGTGTCGCAGCTATTCATGGTGATTTGTCCCAACAACAAAGAACGCAAGCTTTGAATGAGTTCAAAAGTGGCAAGTCTAACTTGCTATTGGCCACCGACGTTGCGGCAAGAGGTCTGGATATACCAAATGTTAAGACCGTTATTAATTTAACTTTTCCATTAACTGTGGAGGATTATGTCCATAGAATCGGTAGAACCGGTAGAGCTGGTCAAACGGGTACGGCTCACACTCTATTCactgaacaagaaaaacattTGGCTGGTGGGCTGGTTAACGTGTTGAATGGTGCTAATCAACCTGTTCCTGAAGATTTGATAAAGTTCGGTACTCACaccaaaaagaaggaacaTAGTGCTTATGGttcattcttcaaagatGTTGATTTGACtaagaaaccaaaaaaaatcactTTCGATTAG
- the HNM1 gene encoding Hnm1p (similar to Saccharomyces cerevisiae HNM1 (YGL077C); ancestral locus Anc_6.205): MSIRNDNTSGDYMVPDQSSNNYVHKRDLRVEEEMKPLDDMNGKGVVAGDGEVHLRKSFSLWSILGVGFGLTNSWFGISTSMVAGISSGGPMMIVYGIIIVALISICIGTSLGELSSAYPHAGGQFWWSLKLAPPKYKRFAAFMCGSFAYAGSVFTSASTTLAVATEVVGMYALMHSEFTPKRWHIFVCFELLHLFLMFFNCYGKSLPIISSSSLYISLLSFFTITITVLACSHGKFNDSKFVFATFYNETGWKNGGIAFIVGLINPAWSFSCLDCATHMAFEVEKPERVIPIAIMGTIAIGFVTSFCYVIAMFFSIKDLDGILSSTTGAPILDIYNQALGNKSGAIFLGCLILFTSFGCVIACHTWQARLCWSFSRDNGLPLSRLWSQVNPHTGVPLNAHLMSCAWISLIGLLYLASSTAFQSLITGCIAFLLLSYIIPVVCLLNKKRDIAHGPFWLGKFGFFSNIVLLGWTLFAVVFFSFPPVLPVTKDNMNYVCVVIVGYTAYSILYWKYKGKKEFHAVEESEIDQTDFANHFDTIEDSREFSLAASDIEVENEHVPWGKK, encoded by the coding sequence ATGAGTATCCGTAATGATAATACATCCGGTGACTATATGGTGCCAGACCAGTCTTCGAACAATTATGTGCACAAAAGAGACTTAAGAGTCGAGGAAGAAATGAAGCCATTGGATGACATGAATGGAAAGGGAGTTGTGGCCGGGGATGGTGAAGTACATCTAAGGAAGTCGTTCTCTCTATGGTCCATCCTTGGTGTCGGGTTTGGGTTGACTAATTCATGGTTCGGTATTTCTACGTCAATGGTCGCGGGCATATCTTCTGGTGGGCCCATGATGATTGTTTACGGTATAATTATTGTTGCACTGATATCTATTTGTATTGGTACTTCTCTGGGGGAACTATCGTCTGCGTATCCTCACGCCGGCGGTCAGTTTTGGTGGTCCTTGAAGCTAGCCCCTCCTAAGTATAAAAGATTTGCAGCCTTCATGTGTGGTTCCTTTGCCTATGCTGGGTCTGTGTTCACGAGTGCGTCAACTACGTTGGCTGTTGCTACCGAAGTTGTTGGTATGTATGCGTTGATGCACTCTGAATTTACTCCCAAAAGATGGCATATATTCGTTTGTTTTGAATTGTTGCATTTGTTTCTGATGTTTTTTAACTGTTATGGTAAGTCCTTACCCattatttcatcttcatcccTTTACATATCACTTTTATCCTTTTTCACAATCACAATAACTGTCTTAGCATGTTCCCACGGGAAGTTCAACGATAGTAAGTTCGTTTTTGCTACATTTTATAACGAAACTGGTTGGAAAAATGGTGGTATTGCCTTCATTGTTGGTCTGATTAACCCAGCTTGGTCGTTTTCGTGTCTTGACTGTGCTACTCATATGGCTTTTGAGGTTGAAAAACCGGAAAGAGTTATTCCTATTGCTATTATGGGCACTATTGCCATCGGCTTCGTCACTTCCTTCTGTTATGTCATTGCAATGTTTTTCTCCATCAAAGATCTGGACGGTATCTTGTCATCCACTACAGGTGCCCCAATCTTGGACATTTACAATCAAGCCTTGGGTAATAAATCTGGTGCGATTTTCCTTGGTTGCttgattttatttactTCCTTCGGTTGTGTCATTGCCTGTCACACTTGGCAAGCAAGATTATGTTGGTCGTTTTCCAGGGACAACGGCCTGCCATTATCACGTTTATGGTCGCAAGTTAACCCACACACTGGTGTACCTTTAAACGCTCATTTAATGTCGTGCGCATGGATATCACTTATTGGTCTACTTTACTTGGCTTCTAGTACAGCTTTTCAGTCTCTAATTACTGGTTGTATTGCgtttttattgttatctTACATCATTCCGGTTGTATGTTTACTCAATAAAAAGCGTGACATAGCACATGGACCATTCTGGCTTGGTAAATTTGGATTTTTCTCAaatattgttcttttggGTTGGACTCTCTTCGCTgtggtatttttttccttcccACCAGTTTTACCTGTAACAAAAGATAATATGAATTACGTTTgtgttgttattgttggTTATACTGCGTATTCGATTTTGTACTGGAAATATAAAGGTAAGAAGGAATTTCACGCCGTAGAAGAATCCGAGATTGATCAGACAGACTTTGCTAATCATTTTGATACTATTGAAGATAGTCGAGAATTTTCTCTTGCAGCCTCTGatattgaagtagaaaacGAACACGTTCCGTGGGGTAAGAAGTAG
- the RPL7A gene encoding 60S ribosomal protein uL30 (similar to Saccharomyces cerevisiae RPL7A (YGL076C) and RPL7B (YPL198W); ancestral locus Anc_6.206) codes for MAAEKILTPESQLKKSKAQQKTAEQVAAERAARKAANKEKRAIILERNAAYQKEYETAERDIIQAKRDAKAAGSYYVEAQHKLVFVVRIKGINKIPPKPRKVLQLLRLTRINSGTFVKVTKATLELLKLIEPYVAYGYPSYSTIRQLVYKRGFGKINKQRVPLSDNAIIEANLGKYGILSIDDLIHEIITVGPHFKQANNFLWPFKLSNPSGGWGVPRKFKHFIQGGSFGNREEFINKLIKSMN; via the exons ATGGCCGCTGA AAAAATCTTGACCCCAGAATCtcaattgaagaagtcTAAGGCTCAACAAAAGACTGCTGAACAAGTTGCTGCTGAAAGAGCTGCTCGTAAAGCC gccaacaaggaaaaaagagCTATCATTTTAGAAAGAAACGCTGCTTACCAAAAGGAATACGAAACTGCTGAAAGAGACATCATCCAAGCCAAACGTGATGCAAAGGCTGCTGGTTCTTACTACGTCGAAGCTCAACACAAGTTGGTCTTTGTTGTCAGAATCAAGGGTATTAACAAGATCCCACCTAAGCCAAGAAAGGTCCTACAATTGCTAAGATTGACCAGAATCAACTCTGGTACTTTCGTCAAAGTTACCAAGGCTACTTTGgaattgttgaaattgATCGAGCCATACGTTGCCTACGGTTACCCATCCTACTCTACTATCAGACAATTGGTCTACAAGAGAGGTTTCGGTAAGATCAACAAGCAAAGAGTTCCATTGTCCGACAACGCTATCATCGAAGCTAACTTGGGTAAGTACGGTATCTTGTCCATTGACGATTTAATTCATGAAATCATCACTGTTGGTCCACACTTCAAGCAAGCTAACAACTTCTTGTGGCCATTCAAGTTGTCTAACCCATCTGGTGGTTGGGGTGTCCCAAGAAAGTTCAAGCACTTTATCCAAGGTGGTTCTTTCGGTAACCGTGAAGAattcatcaacaaattgATCAAGTCCATGAACTAA
- the MPS2 gene encoding Mps2p (similar to Saccharomyces cerevisiae MPS2 (YGL075C) and CSM4 (YPL200W); ancestral locus Anc_6.208): MSMEDDVIDGIFKYAWDQIDKPISGDFIYGKDLPKLIEIIEDIFQKAQKNGSYDLRLPLFSGINTDLFRTFSNTKTFFKIHKEEFDDIFFNLINRSFKEVLEDAFIDLDYIPRDFLVSVDSKSSSESLVENKNKNIQERGVLTPGRKPTEPPSKVVNQNNIGDASKVQVEELQRELNTKQKLLQENERQVNELKRRLEIYHEKYASIHQQFSDLQKTRQAENNQDFPRTADSESSIVAGIDQKAILEEFKSRLQRQTDTISFLKDQIRRERGLNYSNDKVALLKRKSSISEGDFISNNYADLFSSRLWVKAIIRILICFLLLAGVFPYIKKLFYGHDTPSQNSRLQLSWWESSGILSKIVWFFEDHTDLETEYASTAKVDDAYSKVFGI, encoded by the coding sequence ATGAGTATGGAAGATGATGTAATTGATGGCATTTTCAAGTATGCATGGGACCAAATTGACAAGCCTATTAGTGGGGACTTTATATATGGTAAAGATTTACCAAAGTTAATCGAgattattgaagatatatttcaaaaggCGCAAAAGAATGGGTCTTATGATCTTCGATTACCATTATTTTCTGGAATCAATACAGATTTATTTCGCACATTTTCTAATACAAAGACATTCTTTAAGATAcacaaagaagaatttgatgatatctttttcaatttgattAATCGTTCGTTCAAGGAAGTTCTAGAAGACGCATTCATTGATTTAGATTACATTCCACGTGACTTTCTGGTAAGTGTGGATTCGAAATCATCTTCAGAATCCCTAGTtgagaataaaaataagaatattCAAGAACGTGGGGTATTAACGCCCGGAAGGAAGCCCACTGAACCACCTAGCAAAGTGGTCAACCAAAACAATATAGGAGACGCATCAAAGGTGCAAGTGGAAGAATTGCAAAGGGAACTGAATACGAAGCAAAAATTACTCCAGGAGAATGAAAGACAGGTAAAcgaattgaaaagaagactTGAAATTTATCACGAGAAGTACGCTTCTATACATCAACAATTCAGTGACTTACAGAAAACTAGACAAGCAGAAAACAATCAAGATTTCCCTAGAACGGCTGACTCCGAATCATCCATCGTTGCTGGAATTGATCAAAAAGCCATTCTAGAAGAGTTCAAAAGTAGACTACAGAGACAAACGGACACTATATCATTTTTGAAGGATCAAATACGGCGAGAACGAGGATTAAATTACAGCAACGATAAAGTAGCACTTTTAAAGCGAAAGTCCTCAATTTCTGAAGGTGATTTCATTTCAAATAATTATGCTGACCTGTTTTCATCTCGTTTATGGGTAAAAGCAATAATAAGAATTTTAATCTGCTTCCTCCTCCTGGCCGGTGTGTTTCCATACATTAAAAAACTCTTTTATGGCCATGATACGCCTTCTCAAAACTCAAGGTTACAGTTATCATGGTGGGAAAGTAGTGGCATATTAAGCAAAATTGTGTGGTTCTTTGAAGATCACACGGATTTAGAAACAGAATACGCTTCAACTGCCAAGGTAGATGATGCTTATAGCAAAGTATTCGGCATATAG
- the HSF1 gene encoding stress-responsive transcription factor HSF1 (similar to Saccharomyces cerevisiae HSF1 (YGL073W); ancestral locus Anc_6.209), giving the protein MNNVANTGTTNESNISDAPRIEPLPSLNDDDIEKILQPNDIFTNDRTDASTISSTAIEDIINPSLDPQSAVSPVPSSSFFNDSRKPSTSTHLVRRGTPLGIYQSNLYGHNNRENSNTSNTLLSSKLLAHPPVPYGQSPNLLQQHAVYRAQSSSGTNNAQPRQATRRYQSHKSRPAFVNKLWSMLNDDSNTKLIQWAKDGKSFIVTNREEFVHQILPKYFKHSNFASFVRQLNMYGWHKVQDVKSGSIQSSSDDKWQFENENFIRGREDLLERIIRQKGSSNNHSSPTGNGNSMSGSNISVDSAAGINNNNNNISSNAFFSNSHLLQGKTLRLMNEANLGEKNDVTAILGELEQIKYNQIAISKDLLRINKDNELLWKENMMARERHRTQQQALEKMFRFLTSIVPHLDPKMIMDGLGDPKANNENLSGTSNIGLHHENTGTIDELKSNDSFINDDRNTFIDATANIRGNVGSNNDSNTINTTSSNTTNRKKNIDESIKNNNDIINDIIFNTNLANNLNNYNSGNNAGSPIRPYKQRYLLKNRANSSTSSENPSLTPFNIDSKNDGKISEIPFDDDEEEDTDFRHFTTNPNNQTNQHTFDPSRFTMLSDDDLKKDSHANDNKHNESDLFLDNVHRNIDEQDTRLQNLENMVHILSPGYPNKSFSNKVSLTHTNSNTEPATNVNSPGFNLQDYLTGESNSPNSVHSVPSNGSGSTPLPMPNDNDHQHGSASVSGAINPNKNESGLTPFLTVDDHTLNDSSKNDEESTNVSPDIKFSPTESTKATGNSSNFNDHGYTNQVSTTPENAKKRYVEEIPEPAIVEIQDPVEYNDHHLLKRAKK; this is encoded by the coding sequence ATGAATAATGTTGCAAATACTGGGACGACCAATGAGTCAAACATAAGCGATGCTCCCCGTATTGAGCCTTTACCAAGCTtgaatgatgatgacattgaaaaaatcttaCAACCGAACGATATTTTCACCAATGATCGTACTGATGCAAGTACTATATCCTCCACTGCCATTGAAGACATCATAAATCCCTCCTTAGACCCGCAGTCAGCAGTATCGCCGGTACCTTCTTCctcctttttcaatgattcaAGAAAGCCATCTACTAGTACACATTTGGTAAGGAGGGGCACACCATTGGGAATTTATCAAAGCAATCTATATGGTCACAATAACAGAGAGAATTCCAATACCAGTAACACCCTATTGTCCTCTAAACTACTCGCGCATCCACCAGTTCCTTATGGACAAAGTCCCAACTTACTACAACAGCATGCTGTATACAGGGCACAATCTTCCAGTGGAACAAATAACGCACAGCCCCGTCAAGCTACAAGAAGATATCAATCTCACAAGTCTAGGCCTGCATTCGTTAATAAGCTATGGAGCATGCTAAATGATGATTCCAATACAAAACTTATACAGTGGGCAAAGGATGGAAAATCCTTTATCGTTACGAACAGAGAAGAAtttgttcatcaaattttaCCGAAGTACTTCAAACATTCCAATTTCGCTTCTTTCGTGAGACAACTAAACATGTACGGATGGCATAAAGTCCAAGATGTTAAATCAGGATCAATTCAAAGTAGTTCAGATGACAAATGGcagtttgaaaatgaaaacttcATTAGAGGCAGAGAAGATTTGTTGGAAAGAATTATTAGACAAAAGGGATCCTCTAATAATCACAGTAGTCCCACTGGGAACGGCAATTCAATGAGCGGGAGCAACATCTCAGTGGATAGTGCTGCAGgaatcaataataacaataacaacattAGTAGCAacgcatttttttccaatagCCATTTACTGCAGGGGAAAACACTAAGGTTAATGAATGAAGCAAACCTTGGAGAAAAGAACGATGTTACTGCGATCTTAGGTGAACTagaacaaataaaatacaACCAAATTGCTATTTCCAAAGATTTATTAAGAATAAACAAAGATAACGAATTGTTATGGAAAGAGAACATGATGGCAAGAGAAAGACACAGAACACAACAGCAAGCTTTGGAAAAGATGTTTAGATTTTTAACATCGATAGTCCCACATTTAGATCCAAAGATGATTATGGATGGGCTGGGAGATCCGAAAGCTAATAATGAAAACCTCAGTGGTACAAGTAATATTGGGTTGCATCACGAGAATACAGGCACTATAGATGAGCTAAAGTCTAACGACTCCTTCATAAATGATGACCGCAATACATTCATTGATGCTACAGCCAACATTCGTGGTAATGTGGGCTCCAACAATGATAGTAACACTATTAATACCACTAGTTCGAATACAAcaaatagaaagaaaaacatagATGAAAGcatcaaaaacaacaacGACATAATTAATGACATTATATTCAATACGAACCTTGCCAACAACCTGAACAATTATAATTCCGGCAATAATGCTGGCTCACCAATAAGGCCATATAAACAAAGATACCTTTTGAAGAACAGAGCGAACTCATCGACGTCGAGTGAAAATCCTAGCCTAACGCCGTTTAATATTGATTCCAAAAATGACGGCAAAATATCGGAAATTCCTTTTGACGATGACGAAGAGGAAGACACAGATTTTAGACATTTTACTACAAATCCTAATAACCAGACCAATCAACATACCTTTGACCCAAGTAGATTTACGATGCTTTCTGATGACGATCTGAAAAAAGACTCGCATGCTAATGACAATAAGCATAACGAAAGCGATCTGTTCTTGGACAACGTGCATCGGAATATAGATGAACAAGACACAAGGCTCCAGAACTTGGAAAACATGGTTCACATACTTTCTCCGGGGTATCCCAATAAGTCTTTTAGCAACAAAGTATCCTTAACTCACACTAATTCTAACACGGAACCTGCCACCAATGTTAATAGTCCCGGTTTCAATCTACAAGACTATTTAACTGGAGAGTCCAATTCCCCAAACTCCGTTCATTCTGTTCCATCCAATGGCAGTGGTTCCACACCCTTGCCTATGCCTAATGATAATGACCATCAGCACGGAAGTGCCAGTGTCAGTGGCGCTATTAATccaaacaaaaatgaaagcGGACTAACGCCTTTCCTCACTGTAGATGACCACACGCTAAACGACAGCAGCAAAAACGATGAAGAAAGCACAAATGTGTCTCCCGATATAAAGTTTAGCCCGACAGAAAGCACTAAAGCGACCGGCAATTCATCAAACTTCAATGATCACGGCTACACAAACCAGGTCAGCACAACCCCAGAGAACGCCAAGAAGAGATACGTAGAGGAAATACCGGAACCGGCTATAGTTGAAATTCAGGACCCAGTAGAGTACAACGATCACCATCTGCTTAAACGGGCCAAAAAGTAG